A single genomic interval of Meles meles chromosome 9, mMelMel3.1 paternal haplotype, whole genome shotgun sequence harbors:
- the CCL20 gene encoding C-C motif chemokine 20 isoform X1 has product MMCSSKNLLLAALMSVLLLHLCSKSEAASNFDCCLRYTEHILHPKYIVGFTQQLANEACDINAVIFYTKKKLAVCANPKKNWVKKAVQILSHRVKKM; this is encoded by the exons ATGATGTGCAGTAGCAAGAATTTGCTCCTGGCTGCTTTGATGTCAGTGCTGCTACTCCACCTCTGCAGCAAGTCAGAAG cagcAAGCAACTTTGATTGCTGTCTTCGATATACAGAACATATCCTTCATCCCAAATATATTGTGGGCTTCACACAGCAACTGGCCAATGAAGCTTGTGACATCAATGCTGTCAT cttttacacaaagaaaaaattggCTGTGTGTGCAAATCCAAAGAAGAACTGGGTGAAAAAGGCTGTGCAAATCCTCAG CCACAGAGTCAAGAAGATGTAA
- the CCL20 gene encoding C-C motif chemokine 20 isoform X2: MMCSSKNLLLAALMSVLLLHLCSKSEASNFDCCLRYTEHILHPKYIVGFTQQLANEACDINAVIFYTKKKLAVCANPKKNWVKKAVQILSHRVKKM, from the exons ATGATGTGCAGTAGCAAGAATTTGCTCCTGGCTGCTTTGATGTCAGTGCTGCTACTCCACCTCTGCAGCAAGTCAGAAG cAAGCAACTTTGATTGCTGTCTTCGATATACAGAACATATCCTTCATCCCAAATATATTGTGGGCTTCACACAGCAACTGGCCAATGAAGCTTGTGACATCAATGCTGTCAT cttttacacaaagaaaaaattggCTGTGTGTGCAAATCCAAAGAAGAACTGGGTGAAAAAGGCTGTGCAAATCCTCAG CCACAGAGTCAAGAAGATGTAA